A segment of the Burkholderiales bacterium genome:
GATCTACGGCCAGGAGTCGAACTACACCACCTGGCGGCTCGCGAAGATGAATCTCGCCATCCGCGGCATCGAGGGCCAGATCGCACACGGCGACACCTTCCACAACGACCGCTTCCCCGACCTCAAGGCCGACTTCATCCTCGCCAATCCGCCCTTCAACGTCTCCGACTGGGGCGGCGAGCGCCTGCGCGACGACAAGCGCTGGCAGTACGGCGCGCCGCCGGTCGGCAACGCCAACTTTGCCTGGGTGCAGCACATCGTGCACCACCTCGCGCCCGCCGGCGTGGCGGGCTTCGTGCTCGCCAACGGCTCGATGTCGTCGAACCAGTCTGGCGAAGGCGAGATCCGGAAGCAACTGATCGAGGCGGACCTCGTGGATTGCATGGTCGCGCTGCCGGGCCAGCTCTTCTACTCGACGCAGATCCCCGCGTGCCTGTGGTTCCTCGCGCGCGACCGCAAGAACGGCAAGTTTCGCGACCGCCGCGGCCAGGTGCTGTTCATTGATGCCCGCAGGCTGGGCCGCATGGTGGACCGCACCCACCGGGAACTCACCGACGAGGACATCGCCCGCATCGCGAACACCTACCACGCCTGGCGCGGCGAGAAGGAGGCGGGCGAATACGAGGACGTGCCCGGCTTCTGCAAGAGCGCGACGCTGGAGGAGATCCGCAAGCACGGCCACGTGCTCACCCCCGGCCGCTACGTGGGCGCCGAGGCGCACGAGAACGACGGCGAGCCGTTCGAGGAGAAGATGAAGCGACTCGTCGCGCAACTGCGCGAGCAGCAGGCCGAGGCCGCGAAGCTCGACGCCGCGATCGCCAAGAACCTCAAGGAGCTGGGATATGGGGGGTGAGTGGGCGCGCATCCGCCTTGGCGATGTCTGCACCAAGATCGGGAGTGGTGCGACTCCGCGCGGTGGTAGCGACGTATACTTGCACGATGGGCCGTATGCGTTGATCAGGAGTCAGAACGTCTACAACGATGGATTCCACCACGAGGGCCTCGCATTCATCGACGAGAAGCAAGCTGCCGAGCTGGAGAACGTCGAGGTGCTGGACGGCGATGTTCTCCTGAACATCACCGGTGATTCCGTCGCACGAGCGTGCCAAGTGGATTCCAAGGTCCTC
Coding sequences within it:
- a CDS encoding class I SAM-dependent DNA methyltransferase; its protein translation is MAKRRNHAQETRTAGATLGYEAELWKMADALRGSMDAAEYKHVVLGLIFLKYISDAFDEQHRRLQAEPYANPEDPDEYRAANVFWVPPQARWAYLKAQAKQPTIGQLVDDAMAGIERDNPALKGVLPKDYARPALDKARLGQVIDLVSGIHVGAKEARAKDVLGGVYQYFLEQFALAEGRKGGEFLTPQSVVRLLVEMIEPYKGRVYDPCCGSGSMFVQSMKFIRAHASGNGNGGKARTDISIYGQESNYTTWRLAKMNLAIRGIEGQIAHGDTFHNDRFPDLKADFILANPPFNVSDWGGERLRDDKRWQYGAPPVGNANFAWVQHIVHHLAPAGVAGFVLANGSMSSNQSGEGEIRKQLIEADLVDCMVALPGQLFYSTQIPACLWFLARDRKNGKFRDRRGQVLFIDARRLGRMVDRTHRELTDEDIARIANTYHAWRGEKEAGEYEDVPGFCKSATLEEIRKHGHVLTPGRYVGAEAHENDGEPFEEKMKRLVAQLREQQAEAAKLDAAIAKNLKELGYGG